CGGTGACGGCGAGGTCGCCGGCGAAGGAGCGCGCGACGGTGTCGTCCAGGGTGGCCTTCACCGAGGCGCCGAACACGGTGAACAGGGTGACCACGGCGACGCCGACCATCAGCGCGGTCGCGGTGGCGGCGGTCCGCCCGGGGTTGCGGGCGGCGTTGCGCCGGGCCAGCGCGCCGGTGACGCCGCGCAGCCGGGGCAGCGGAGCGCCGAGCACCCGGACGGCGAGCGCGGCGGCGACCGGGCCGAGCACGACCGTCCCGGCGAGCAGCGCGAGCGCCCCGCCGACGGTGAGCAGCAGCGAGGGACCGCGGGTCGCGCCGACGACCACGGCGGGCAGCCCGCCGGCCGCCAGCAGTGCGCCGATCACCGTGCGCAGCACCGCCGTCCGGCCTTCGGCCGCGCTGTCCACGGCGGTGTCGCGGAGCGCGGCGAGCGGTGCGGTGCGGGCGGCGCGCAGCGCCGGGGCGAGTGCGGAGCCGGCCGCGACCAGGGTCCCGACCAGCAGCGGCAGGACGATGGTCGCGGGGTGGATGACGGTGCCGCCGGTGGGCAGGGTGAAGCCGATCGCGGCGAACAGCGCCTTCAGTCCGGCGGCGACGCCGAACCCGCCGAGCAGCCCGAGCGCGGAGGCCAGCACACCGATCGCCAGCGCCTCGCCGAGGGTGGTGCCGAGCACCTGGGCGCGACTGGCGCCGAGGGCGCGCAGCAGGGCGTTCTCCCGGGTGCGCTGGGCGGTGACGATGGCGAAGGTGTTGTGGATGGTGAAGGTGGCGACCAGCAGCGCGATCCCGGCGAACACCAGCAGCAGCGTGGTGAACAGGCCGAGGAAGCGCCCCGACACGTCGGCGGTGGACTGCGCGGTGGCGTCGGCGCCGGTCAGCGCCTCCACCCCGGTGGGCAGCACCGGCCGCACCCGCTCGACCAGTTGACGCTGGCTCAGGCTGTCGGAGCGCAGCCGGACGGTCGACACCTGACCGCTGCCCCGGGGCGTCAGGTGCGCCTGGGCGTCGGCGAGGGTGAGCGCGGTGAAGGTGCTGGGGCCCATGCCGTCGGCGTCGGCGCCGAAGGTGGCGATGCCGACCACCGTGATCCGCACCGGGTCGGGGGTGCGCAGCACGGTGCGGTCGCCGACCTTGAGCCCGCCGGTCCTCGCCGCGCCCCGGTTGATCACGGCCTCGCCGGGTGCGGCGGGCGCGCGGCCCTCGGCCAGCCGGTACGGGTTGAGCTTCGGGTCGGCGATCCAGTTCCCGGCCAGCGTGGGCGGGCCCTGCCCGCCGACGGGTCTGCCGTCCGCGCCGAGGAGCTGGCCGGCGCCCTGCACGGACGGCTCGGCGGCGCTCACCCCGGGCACCGCGCGCAGCGCCGCCGTCAGCGACTCCTCCAGCGGGGCCCGGACCCCGCCGGGGACGTTCGGCGCGTCCAGCACCTCGGCGCTGCGGACGACGGCGTCGGTGCCGGCGTTGGCGTCCGCGAACAGGGTGTCGAAGTTGGCGCGCAGGGTGTCGCCGAGCACCATGGTGCCGGTCAGGAAGGCGGTGCCGAGGACGATCGACAGCACCGTGCCGACCAGTCGGCGCCGGTGGGCGGCCAGGGACCGCGCCCCGATCCGCACGCTGGCGTTCACCGGGCGCCCGCCGTGCCGCGGCGGCCGTCGAAGGCCTTCATCCGGTCCAGCACCCGCTCCGCGGTGGGCGCCTCCATGGTGTCGACCAGGCGCCCGTCGGCGAGGAACAGCACGGTGTCGGCGTGCGCGGCGGCCGCCGGGTCGTGGGTGACCATCACCACCGAGCGGTGCATGGTGTCGGCGGCGGAGCGCAGCAGGCCGAGCACCTCGCCGCCGGAGCGGGAGTCCAGGTTGCCCGTCGGCTCGTCGGCGAACACCACCTGGGGGCGCCCGGCCAGCGCCCGGGCCACCGCGACGCGCTGCTGCTGGCCGCCGGACAGCTGGCCGGGCCGGTGGTGCAGCCGGTCGCCGAGGCCGACCACGTCGATCAGGGTCTCCAGCCAGCCCGGGTCGGCGGCGGCGCCGCCGAGGTCCAGCGGCAGCGTGATGTTCTCCCGCACGGTCAGCGTCGGCACCAGGTTGAACGCCTGGAACACGAAGCCGAGCCGCTCCCGGCGCAGCAGCGTCAACTGCTTGTCGCCGAGCGCGGAGAGCTCGGTGTCGCCGAGCCAGGCGCGGCCGCCGGTCAGGGTGTCCAGGCCGGCGGCGCAGTGCATCAGGGTGGACTTGCCGGAACCGGAGGGCCCCATCACGGCGGTGAACCGGGCCTCGGCGAACTCCACGCTCACCCCGTCCAGGGCGCGGACCCGGGTCTCCCCCGCGCCGTACTCCTTGACGGCGTCCTCGACCCGGGCGGCGGCGGCCGTCATCGCTTCCCCCCGCCCTGCTCCTGACCCTCCGTCAGCACGGCGCGGCGCTCGCGGTACTCCTCGGCGTCGATCTCGCCCTGCGCGTACCGGCGCCCCAGCACCGCGAGCGGGGCGTGCTCCGCGCCGCCGAACCGGCCGCACCAGCCGCCGCGCCGCCACGCGGCCCGCCGCAGCACCGTCACCACCAGCACCACGACCAGCAGCCAGAACAGCGGGAACACCAGCACCCACGGGCCGGGCCAGTGCCCGGACGCCTCGGCCAGCGATGTGATCATCGGGACTCATCTCCTCGGGATCGGCCGGTTCTCCACCGGCTCCTCCACCGTCCCGCCGACCCCGCCCGTCCCGCGTCCCCCACCGGGCGACACTCGCGCTACTCCCTGGGCACTACCCCAGCCAGCCGGGCCGCACCAGACCCGACTCGTAGGCGACGACCACCAGTTGGGCCCGGTCACGGGCGCCGAGCTTGACCATGGTGCGGCTGACGTGGGTCTTGGCGGTGAGCGGGCTGACCACCAGGCGACGGGCGATGTCCTCGTTGGTCAGGCCCAGGCCGACCAGCGCCAGCACCTCCCGCTCGCGGTCGGTCAGCACCTCCAGCCGGGTCGTCGACGGCTCCTTGGAGCGGGCCGCGAACTCCCCGATCAGCCGCCGGGTGACACCCGGCGAGAGGAGCGCGTCCCCGGCCGCGGCGACCCGCACCGCGCGCAGCAGGTCGCCCGGCTCGGTGTCCTTCACCAGGAACCCGGCCGCGCCCGCGCGCAGCGCCTCGAAGACGTACTCGTCGAGTTCGAAGGTGGTCAGCACCACCACCCGGACCTCCGCCAGCGCCGGGTCCGCGCAGATCCGCCGGGTCGCGGCCAGGCCGTCCAGCCGCGGCATCCGGATGTCCATCAGCACCACGTCGGGCCGCAGCTCGGCGGCCCCGGCCACCGCCTGCTCGCCGTCCTCCGCCTCGCCGACCACCTCCAGGTCCGGCTGGGCGTCCAGCAGCGCCCGGAACCCGGCCCGGACCAGGGTCTGGTCGTCCGCCAGCAGCACCCTGATCACGCCTCGACTCCCTTCGCCGCCACGGGCAGCCAGGCCCGCACCCGCCAGCCCCCCGACCCGTCCGGCCCCGCCTCCGCGCTGCCGCCGAGCGCCTGCGCCCGCTCCCGCATCCCCACCAGTCCGGTGCCGCTGCCGCCCGCGTCGCCGCCGCCGGCCGGCCCCGGGTCGCTCACCGTCAGTTCCAACCCGGCGCCGCCCCACACCAGTTCGACGGCGGCGGTGCGGGCCGTGGAGTGCCGCAGCACGTTCGTCAGCGCCTCCTGGACGATCCGGAACGCCGCCAGCCCGAGGCCCGCCCCGACCTTCGGGGCCCGGCCCTCGGTGCGGACCGTCACCGCGAGGCCCGCGTGCCCGGCCTGCGCCACCAGCTCGTCCAGCCGCTCCAGGCCCGGCGCGGGCGTCCGCGGCGCGGCCGCGCCCGGCGCGCGCAGCGTGCCCAGCACCTGCCGGACCTCGCCCAGCGCCTCCTTGCTGGTCGCCTTGATCGTGGTCAGCGCGGCCCTGGCCTGTTCCGGGCGGGCGTCCAGCAGCTCCAGCGCGACCCCCGCCTGCACGTGGATCAGCGAGATCGAGTGCGCCAGGATGTCGTGCAACTCCCGCGCCATCCGCAGCCGTTCCTCGTCCGCCCGGCGGGCCCGCGCCTCCTCCTCGGCGGCCCGCACCGCGGCGATCCGCTCCCGCCGGAACCTGGCCAGCTCCGCGCCCGCGAAGACCAGCAGCAGCCAGGCCGTCACGCCCAGCTCCTGCCAGCCCGCCACCCCCCGGTCGGCGGCCCGCAGCCAGCCGTCCGGCAGCACGTGGCTCGCCAGCAGGTGCACCAGGTAGAACCCGCCCGCGCTCAGCCAGGCGGCCCGCCGGCGCCCGTGCTGCACGGCGCTGAAGAACGCCACCACCAGCGCCAGGAACGCCGGCCCGTACGGGTACCCCGCCAGCAGGTACACCGCCGTCACCGCGGCCACCGCCGCCACCGTCGCCCCCGGCCACCGCCGGCGCCCCACCAGCAGCGCCGGCCCGAGCACCAGCAGCAGGTACCCCCAGGCGTCCAGCGGCACCCGTCCGTCCTGGTGCCGCGCCGCCGCCGTGGTCCCCGCCACCTGGGCGACCGCCACCACGACGGCCCCCGCCACCGGCCACCCCGCCTTGGCCGCCCGCACCCACGGAGGCAC
The DNA window shown above is from Streptomyces sp. TLI_171 and carries:
- a CDS encoding ABC transporter permease, which gives rise to MNASVRIGARSLAAHRRRLVGTVLSIVLGTAFLTGTMVLGDTLRANFDTLFADANAGTDAVVRSAEVLDAPNVPGGVRAPLEESLTAALRAVPGVSAAEPSVQGAGQLLGADGRPVGGQGPPTLAGNWIADPKLNPYRLAEGRAPAAPGEAVINRGAARTGGLKVGDRTVLRTPDPVRITVVGIATFGADADGMGPSTFTALTLADAQAHLTPRGSGQVSTVRLRSDSLSQRQLVERVRPVLPTGVEALTGADATAQSTADVSGRFLGLFTTLLLVFAGIALLVATFTIHNTFAIVTAQRTRENALLRALGASRAQVLGTTLGEALAIGVLASALGLLGGFGVAAGLKALFAAIGFTLPTGGTVIHPATIVLPLLVGTLVAAGSALAPALRAARTAPLAALRDTAVDSAAEGRTAVLRTVIGALLAAGGLPAVVVGATRGPSLLLTVGGALALLAGTVVLGPVAAALAVRVLGAPLPRLRGVTGALARRNAARNPGRTAATATALMVGVAVVTLFTVFGASVKATLDDTVARSFAGDLAVTAPATGAGGSGVSPKLAPALADLPEVRAAVGLGRGVAQVDGHGRQLDVADPALLPEVADLGRIDGSLAALGDDGLAVSRPEAAARGWQLGSTVAMRFTDGQQTFTVRALYEGGGIAGDYLISRQAWQPHRVQDADTLIAVALKPGVTLDRGRAAIARVADGYGGPQVQTRAEYAESSAGGVDMMLSVVYALLALAVLIALLGIANTLTLAVHERTRELGLLRAVGQTRAQLRAMVRWESVLVAAFGTTGGLALGALLGWALTRASDAAGTGSFALPAGRLAVIAVIGLLAGALAGLRPAARAAKLDILRAVAAD
- a CDS encoding ABC transporter ATP-binding protein, with amino-acid sequence MTAAAARVEDAVKEYGAGETRVRALDGVSVEFAEARFTAVMGPSGSGKSTLMHCAAGLDTLTGGRAWLGDTELSALGDKQLTLLRRERLGFVFQAFNLVPTLTVRENITLPLDLGGAAADPGWLETLIDVVGLGDRLHHRPGQLSGGQQQRVAVARALAGRPQVVFADEPTGNLDSRSGGEVLGLLRSAADTMHRSVVMVTHDPAAAAHADTVLFLADGRLVDTMEAPTAERVLDRMKAFDGRRGTAGAR
- a CDS encoding SHOCT domain-containing protein; the protein is MITSLAEASGHWPGPWVLVFPLFWLLVVVLVVTVLRRAAWRRGGWCGRFGGAEHAPLAVLGRRYAQGEIDAEEYRERRAVLTEGQEQGGGKR
- a CDS encoding response regulator transcription factor — translated: MIRVLLADDQTLVRAGFRALLDAQPDLEVVGEAEDGEQAVAGAAELRPDVVLMDIRMPRLDGLAATRRICADPALAEVRVVVLTTFELDEYVFEALRAGAAGFLVKDTEPGDLLRAVRVAAAGDALLSPGVTRRLIGEFAARSKEPSTTRLEVLTDREREVLALVGLGLTNEDIARRLVVSPLTAKTHVSRTMVKLGARDRAQLVVVAYESGLVRPGWLG
- a CDS encoding sensor histidine kinase, giving the protein MGESRLLWVPPWVRAAKAGWPVAGAVVVAVAQVAGTTAAARHQDGRVPLDAWGYLLLVLGPALLVGRRRWPGATVAAVAAVTAVYLLAGYPYGPAFLALVVAFFSAVQHGRRRAAWLSAGGFYLVHLLASHVLPDGWLRAADRGVAGWQELGVTAWLLLVFAGAELARFRRERIAAVRAAEEEARARRADEERLRMARELHDILAHSISLIHVQAGVALELLDARPEQARAALTTIKATSKEALGEVRQVLGTLRAPGAAAPRTPAPGLERLDELVAQAGHAGLAVTVRTEGRAPKVGAGLGLAAFRIVQEALTNVLRHSTARTAAVELVWGGAGLELTVSDPGPAGGGDAGGSGTGLVGMRERAQALGGSAEAGPDGSGGWRVRAWLPVAAKGVEA